A stretch of Pomacea canaliculata isolate SZHN2017 linkage group LG6, ASM307304v1, whole genome shotgun sequence DNA encodes these proteins:
- the LOC112566710 gene encoding inositol polyphosphate 5-phosphatase OCRL-1-like isoform X2, with product MDLRQLVQRKLASGERCTHSIETAKIIDDKRHLRIVAIIEKNDEHAILVYTASRIPCLNSEDLKLETVLSVDATLRCHAEAPRSDQSGIATSFLLGLKSPEIHILLEMPQQKSTQNFLAEIKRAQDWQSSRSQSTWFASEFDNKLLLNGQGVAPYTNSYFGSRDSLDAMNKEFDFTDSLDSLQKQLGLGPGVELPIGAKPITSREAFARKILAERENEFTNVQTVRVFCGTWNVNGQSPSEALDRWLVVDEEPPDLYVIGFQELDLSREAFIFNDSIKEAEWQKSVKEYLHPKAKYKKVKSVRLVGILLMVYIQEKLSKYVNFIDADTVATGIMGIMGNKGGVSVRFTLHSTSMCFINSHLAAHQDEFERRNQDYRDISSKIKFKEFSPPLTMVDHDLVFWIGDLNYRIAGMPLDDVKMYIQKQMYKKLLLGDQLHGQLGQSDIFKDFKEGTIGFDPTYKFDTGTDVYDTSEKSRIPAWCDRILWRGDEIQQLRYDSHPQLRISDHKPVSSLFCVGIKVIDQKRYKKVYEDIMKQLDRIENDYLPQIKLDKTECLFKDVKFIEPQTEIITVANVGQAHVEFEFIKKLDDVGYCKPWLSAKPYKSVVEPGLSCDIHLEVYVDKATVSSLNSGQDKLEDILVLHLHGGKDFFITINGNFLPSCFGSSIEALIQMHHPIREVPEAQLVEIEQPGSLSQVDLSKSGGRLYMIPKELWRLVEHINVHGKAVENLFQIPGLQTELQQIRDCLDTGVPDVLPGSVHSIAESLLLFLECLAEPVIPFSYYSQCLAASNNLLLSKQVLSIIPEFHKNTFQYICEFLKEVLKYSDKNGLDFKFISAVFGAVLLRPPQSASCGGGTSKSNRHRLQEEEAKRAAFIYHFLTNDVLA from the exons ATGGATCTTAGACAGCTAGTCCAGAGAAAACTTGCTTCGGGAGAACGATGCACGCAC aGTATCGAAACGGCAAAAATTATTGACGACAAACGGCATTTGCGAATTGTTGCCATTatagagaaaaatgatgaacaTGC AATTTTAGTCTATACTGCAAGTCGAATTCCCTGCTTAAATAGTGAAGACTTAAAGCTTGAAACAGTACTGTCAGTGGATGCTACACTGCGATGCCATGCTG aaGCACCTCGAAGTGATCAGTCAGGAATTGCCACAA GTTTTCTGTTGGGATTAAAATCTCCTGAAATACATATTTTACTAGAGATGCCACAACAAAAATCAACTCAAAATTTTCTAGCAGAAATTAAAAGGGCACAAGATT GGCAGTCTAGTAGGTCCCAAAGCACATGGTTTGCCTCTGAATTTGACAATAAGCTGCTGTTGAATGGGCAAGGTGTGGCACCATATACTAACAGCTATTTTGGCAGCCGAGACTCTCTTGATGCCATGAACAA GGAATTCGACTTCACTGACTCACTTGACTCACTACAGAAACAGCTTGGGTTGGGACCAGGTGTGGAACTACCAATAGGTGCCAAGCCTATCACAAGTCGCGAAGCTTTTGCCCGTAAAATCCTTGCTGAGCGTGAAAATGAATTCACCAACGTGCAGACAGTGAG AGTCTTTTGTGGCACATGGAATGTTAATGGACAGTCACCATCTGAAGCACTTGACAGGTGGTTGGTTGTGGATGAAGAGCCTCCTGACCTTTACGTAATTGG GTTTCAAGAGCTAGACTTAAGCAGGGAGGCTTTCATTTTCAATGATTCGATAAAAGAGGCAGAATGGCAAAAGTCTGTGAAGGAGTACCTCCACCCAAaggcaaaatataaaaag GTGAAATCTGTACGTCTAGTGGGCATTCTGCTTATGGTGTACATCCAGGAGAAGCTGTCAAAATATGTTAATTTCATTGATGCAGACACTGTAGCAACTGGTATCATGGGAATCATG GGTAACAAGGGTGGTGTTTCTGTTCGCTTCACACTTCACAGCACTTCCATGTGCTTCATCAACTCTCATTTGGCAGCTCACCAGGATGAATTCGAGCGACGCAATCAG GATTACAGAGAcatttcatcaaaaataaaatttaaagagtTTTCTCCTCCACTGACCATGGTTGACCACGA TTTGGTTTTCTGGATTGGAGATCTGAACTACAGGATAGCAGGAATGCCACTTGATGATGTCAAGATGTATATTCAGAAACAGATGTACAAAAAATTGCTACTGGGTGATCAG CTTCATGGTCAGTTAGGGCAGTCTGATATTTTTAAGGATTTCAAAGAGGGAACAATAGGCTTTGATCCTACCTACAAGTTTGATACTGGAACAGATGTGTATGATACCAG TGAGAAAAGTCGCATTCCTGCATGGTGTGATCGCATTCTTTGGAGAGGTGATGAGATCCAGCAACTTCGTTATGACTCGCATCCTCAACTTCGCATCAGTGACCATAAGCCTGTTTCATCACTTTTCTGTGTTGGG ATCAAAGTGATAGATCAGAAGCGATACAAGAAGGTCTATGAAGACATCATGAAGCAGTTAGACCGCATTGAGAATGACTATCTGCCACAGATTAAACTGGACAAGACTGAG tGTCTTTTTAAAGATGTGAAGTTCATCGAACCTCAAACAGAGATTATTACTGTAGCTAATGTAGGCCAG gCTCATGTGGAATTTGAGTTTATTAAAAAGCTGGATGATGTAGGATACTGTAAACCATGGTTATCAGCCAAACCCTACAAATCTGTAGTGGAACCAG GTTTGTCATGTGACATTCATCTAGAAGTGTATGTAGACAAAGCTACTGTGAGTTCCTTGAATAGTGGGCAGGACAAGTTGGAAGACATTCTTGTTCTGCATCTGCATGGTGGGAAAGACTTTTTT ATTACCATTAATGGCAATTTTCTGCCTAGCTGCTTTGGATCATCTATTGAGGCACTGATTCAGATGCACCACCCAATCAGGGAGGTTCCAGAAGCACAGCTTGTGGAAATT GAACAACCTGGCAGTCTTTCTCAGGTGGATTTGTCAAAATCTGGGGGTCGGCTGTATATGATACCAAAAGAGTTATGGAGGCTCGTTGAACATATCAATGTACATGGCAAGGCAGTG GAAAACTTATTCCAAATCCCTGGCCTTCAGACAGAATTACAGCAGATTCGAGACTGTCTAGACACTGGAGTGCCAGATGTTTTGC CTGGCAGTGTGCACTCCATTGCGGAATCACTCCTACTATTTCTTGAGTGCCTGGCTGAACCAGTCATTCCATTCAGCTATTACAGCCAGTGCCTGGCTGCTTCCAACAACCTTTTACTTAGCAAGCAG GTGCTAAGCATTATACCTGAATTTCATAAGAACACCTTCCAATATATCTGTGAATTTCTGAAAGAGGTATTGAAGTACTCCGACAAGAATGGTCTAGACTTCAAGTTCATAT CTGCCGTGTTTGGGGCAGTTCTTTTGCGGCCACCACAGTCAGCATCCTGTGGTGGAGGAACATCAAAATCAAATAGACACCGACTACAAGAAGAAGAGGCCAAACGAGCAGCATTTATCTACCACTTTCTCACAAATGATGTTCTTGCATGA
- the LOC112566710 gene encoding inositol polyphosphate 5-phosphatase OCRL-1-like isoform X1, with the protein MDLRQLVQRKLASGERCTHSIETAKIIDDKRHLRIVAIIEKNDEHAILVYTASRIPCLNSEDLKLETVLSVDATLRCHAEAPRSDQSGIATSFLLGLKSPEIHILLEMPQQKSTQNFLAEIKRAQDLHTQNAAFGTTPSFDWLTKYRNKAGSSNPFAEDVFDPMKYMNLEGPNNHVTLTEEGQSSRSQSTWFASEFDNKLLLNGQGVAPYTNSYFGSRDSLDAMNKEFDFTDSLDSLQKQLGLGPGVELPIGAKPITSREAFARKILAERENEFTNVQTVRVFCGTWNVNGQSPSEALDRWLVVDEEPPDLYVIGFQELDLSREAFIFNDSIKEAEWQKSVKEYLHPKAKYKKVKSVRLVGILLMVYIQEKLSKYVNFIDADTVATGIMGIMGNKGGVSVRFTLHSTSMCFINSHLAAHQDEFERRNQDYRDISSKIKFKEFSPPLTMVDHDLVFWIGDLNYRIAGMPLDDVKMYIQKQMYKKLLLGDQLHGQLGQSDIFKDFKEGTIGFDPTYKFDTGTDVYDTSEKSRIPAWCDRILWRGDEIQQLRYDSHPQLRISDHKPVSSLFCVGIKVIDQKRYKKVYEDIMKQLDRIENDYLPQIKLDKTECLFKDVKFIEPQTEIITVANVGQAHVEFEFIKKLDDVGYCKPWLSAKPYKSVVEPGLSCDIHLEVYVDKATVSSLNSGQDKLEDILVLHLHGGKDFFITINGNFLPSCFGSSIEALIQMHHPIREVPEAQLVEIEQPGSLSQVDLSKSGGRLYMIPKELWRLVEHINVHGKAVENLFQIPGLQTELQQIRDCLDTGVPDVLPGSVHSIAESLLLFLECLAEPVIPFSYYSQCLAASNNLLLSKQVLSIIPEFHKNTFQYICEFLKEVLKYSDKNGLDFKFISAVFGAVLLRPPQSASCGGGTSKSNRHRLQEEEAKRAAFIYHFLTNDVLA; encoded by the exons ATGGATCTTAGACAGCTAGTCCAGAGAAAACTTGCTTCGGGAGAACGATGCACGCAC aGTATCGAAACGGCAAAAATTATTGACGACAAACGGCATTTGCGAATTGTTGCCATTatagagaaaaatgatgaacaTGC AATTTTAGTCTATACTGCAAGTCGAATTCCCTGCTTAAATAGTGAAGACTTAAAGCTTGAAACAGTACTGTCAGTGGATGCTACACTGCGATGCCATGCTG aaGCACCTCGAAGTGATCAGTCAGGAATTGCCACAA GTTTTCTGTTGGGATTAAAATCTCCTGAAATACATATTTTACTAGAGATGCCACAACAAAAATCAACTCAAAATTTTCTAGCAGAAATTAAAAGGGCACAAGATT TGCACACCCAGAATGCTGCATTTGGCACCACTCCTTCCTTTGATTGGCTTACTAAGTATAGAAACAAGGCCGGCTCCAGCAACCCATTTGCAGAAGATGTCTTTGATCCCATGAAATATATGAACCTTGAGGGACCAAACAATCATGTGACACTCACCGAAGAAG GGCAGTCTAGTAGGTCCCAAAGCACATGGTTTGCCTCTGAATTTGACAATAAGCTGCTGTTGAATGGGCAAGGTGTGGCACCATATACTAACAGCTATTTTGGCAGCCGAGACTCTCTTGATGCCATGAACAA GGAATTCGACTTCACTGACTCACTTGACTCACTACAGAAACAGCTTGGGTTGGGACCAGGTGTGGAACTACCAATAGGTGCCAAGCCTATCACAAGTCGCGAAGCTTTTGCCCGTAAAATCCTTGCTGAGCGTGAAAATGAATTCACCAACGTGCAGACAGTGAG AGTCTTTTGTGGCACATGGAATGTTAATGGACAGTCACCATCTGAAGCACTTGACAGGTGGTTGGTTGTGGATGAAGAGCCTCCTGACCTTTACGTAATTGG GTTTCAAGAGCTAGACTTAAGCAGGGAGGCTTTCATTTTCAATGATTCGATAAAAGAGGCAGAATGGCAAAAGTCTGTGAAGGAGTACCTCCACCCAAaggcaaaatataaaaag GTGAAATCTGTACGTCTAGTGGGCATTCTGCTTATGGTGTACATCCAGGAGAAGCTGTCAAAATATGTTAATTTCATTGATGCAGACACTGTAGCAACTGGTATCATGGGAATCATG GGTAACAAGGGTGGTGTTTCTGTTCGCTTCACACTTCACAGCACTTCCATGTGCTTCATCAACTCTCATTTGGCAGCTCACCAGGATGAATTCGAGCGACGCAATCAG GATTACAGAGAcatttcatcaaaaataaaatttaaagagtTTTCTCCTCCACTGACCATGGTTGACCACGA TTTGGTTTTCTGGATTGGAGATCTGAACTACAGGATAGCAGGAATGCCACTTGATGATGTCAAGATGTATATTCAGAAACAGATGTACAAAAAATTGCTACTGGGTGATCAG CTTCATGGTCAGTTAGGGCAGTCTGATATTTTTAAGGATTTCAAAGAGGGAACAATAGGCTTTGATCCTACCTACAAGTTTGATACTGGAACAGATGTGTATGATACCAG TGAGAAAAGTCGCATTCCTGCATGGTGTGATCGCATTCTTTGGAGAGGTGATGAGATCCAGCAACTTCGTTATGACTCGCATCCTCAACTTCGCATCAGTGACCATAAGCCTGTTTCATCACTTTTCTGTGTTGGG ATCAAAGTGATAGATCAGAAGCGATACAAGAAGGTCTATGAAGACATCATGAAGCAGTTAGACCGCATTGAGAATGACTATCTGCCACAGATTAAACTGGACAAGACTGAG tGTCTTTTTAAAGATGTGAAGTTCATCGAACCTCAAACAGAGATTATTACTGTAGCTAATGTAGGCCAG gCTCATGTGGAATTTGAGTTTATTAAAAAGCTGGATGATGTAGGATACTGTAAACCATGGTTATCAGCCAAACCCTACAAATCTGTAGTGGAACCAG GTTTGTCATGTGACATTCATCTAGAAGTGTATGTAGACAAAGCTACTGTGAGTTCCTTGAATAGTGGGCAGGACAAGTTGGAAGACATTCTTGTTCTGCATCTGCATGGTGGGAAAGACTTTTTT ATTACCATTAATGGCAATTTTCTGCCTAGCTGCTTTGGATCATCTATTGAGGCACTGATTCAGATGCACCACCCAATCAGGGAGGTTCCAGAAGCACAGCTTGTGGAAATT GAACAACCTGGCAGTCTTTCTCAGGTGGATTTGTCAAAATCTGGGGGTCGGCTGTATATGATACCAAAAGAGTTATGGAGGCTCGTTGAACATATCAATGTACATGGCAAGGCAGTG GAAAACTTATTCCAAATCCCTGGCCTTCAGACAGAATTACAGCAGATTCGAGACTGTCTAGACACTGGAGTGCCAGATGTTTTGC CTGGCAGTGTGCACTCCATTGCGGAATCACTCCTACTATTTCTTGAGTGCCTGGCTGAACCAGTCATTCCATTCAGCTATTACAGCCAGTGCCTGGCTGCTTCCAACAACCTTTTACTTAGCAAGCAG GTGCTAAGCATTATACCTGAATTTCATAAGAACACCTTCCAATATATCTGTGAATTTCTGAAAGAGGTATTGAAGTACTCCGACAAGAATGGTCTAGACTTCAAGTTCATAT CTGCCGTGTTTGGGGCAGTTCTTTTGCGGCCACCACAGTCAGCATCCTGTGGTGGAGGAACATCAAAATCAAATAGACACCGACTACAAGAAGAAGAGGCCAAACGAGCAGCATTTATCTACCACTTTCTCACAAATGATGTTCTTGCATGA
- the LOC112566712 gene encoding cytochrome P450 2B5-like — MASKSVLDSIEAWVYHYSNFLILLLVVIVVLYLWVRIPSGLPPCPKWVWPGFAHSLLVKGDLADLFRRLRRQHGDIFSFWLGGQLVIVINGFQNIKEFFLGDSGNVAWRPDILNCDLFHYGVICTSGRHWREQRHVTRTAIEYLQDKGLEKAIFEEMKEFISAIKQSQQNAVDPRTYIQSSIFTSLCSLLFGHKFDCRDPRVTEGVSHFNENIKLYSDCRLPNFFPFEKFLIGDTFDTKFLRLNMADIHRKLINDECDRHYGDAEREDFISLYLQAIQQQESADKEKKEREEKERKASGKKAAKKDEKESTINKGNMQAVAYDILWHGTVTMAGALQWALLFLLHYPDVQVCAQAEIDANFPEDTVPLTADVRQKLPYLEAVVLEVFRLANVVPFAMARSVLKEVKFHGYRIPNNAVVVPNLDSVLMDPEVFKNPETFNPERFLDASGCATFPAQYIPFFFGDRGCLGNKISQLTVLTFLFGILQKYDLVPVKGASLPLSAKGYQVVSLPKDYKIRFVPRR; from the exons ATGGCGTCGAAAAGCGTGTTAGATAGCATAGAAGCTTGGGTATATCATTATAGCAACTTTTTGATCTTACTTTTGGTGGTGATTGTCGTTCTGTATCTATGGGTGCGCATACCTTCGGGTCTCCCTCCTTGTCCCAAATGGGTGTGGCCAGGATTTGCTCATTCTCTCTTGGTGAAGGGTGACTTAGCAGATCTTTTCCGTCGCCTGAGACGCCAACATGGCGACATATTTAGTTTTTGGCTGGGAGGGCAGCTTGTAATTGTCATAAATGGTTTCCAGAACATCAAAGAATTCTTCTTAGGAGACAGTGGAAATGTTGCTTGGCGACCGGATATTTTAAACTGTGACTTGTTTCATTATG GTGTGATCTGCACATCAGGACGTCACTGGCGAGAGCAGCGTCATGTGACAAGGACAGCAATAGAATACTTACAAGACAAAGGCTTGGAAAAGGCAATAtttgaagaaatgaaggaaTTTATTTCAGCAATAAAGCAAAGCCAGCAGAATGCAGTGGACCCACGCACTTACATTCAGTCATCAATATTCACTTCACTCTGTTCCTTGCTGTTTGGTCATAAATTTGACTGCAG AGACCCACGGGTAACTGAAGGGGTATCCCACTTCAATGAAAACATCAAGCTCTACAGTGACTGTCGCCTGCCAAATTTTTTCCCATTTGAGAAGTTCCTCATTGGAGACACATTTGACACCAAGTTTTTGAGGCTAAACATGGCTGACATCCACCGCAAGCTCATCAATGACGAATGTGATCGACATTATGGGGATGCTGAGAGAGAAgattttatctccctttatctACAGGCCATACAACAGCAAGAGAGtgcagacaaagagaaaaaagagagggaagaaaaagagagaaaagcaagTGGAAAGAAGGCAGCAAAAAAAGATGAGAAGGAAAGTACAATAAACA AAGGCAACATGCAGGCTGTGGCATACGACATCCTTTGGCATGGGACAGTGACAATGGCAGGAGCTTTGCAATGGGCTCTGTTGTTTCTCCTGCACTACCCTGATGTACAGGTCTGTGCACAGGCAGAGATAGATGCAAACTTTCCAGAAGACACTGTGCCACTGACAGCTGATGTGCGCCAGAAGTTGCCTTACCTTGAGGCAGTGGTTCTTGAG GTATTCCGTCTGGCCAATGTAGTTCCATTTGCAATGGCTCGTTCAGTACTGAAAGAAGTCAAGTTTCATGGCTATCGCATACCTAACAATGCTGTTGTTGTTCCCAACCTTGACTCTGTTCTTATGGACCCTGAAGTTTTCAAGAATCCAGAGACCTTCAATCCAGAACGTTTCCTAGATGCATCAGGTTGCGCCACATTTCCTGCCCAGTACATTCCATTTTTCTTTG GAGATCGTGGCTGCCTTGGGAACAAAATTTCTCAGTTGACTGTGCTGACCTTCCTGTTTGGCATTCTACAGAAATATGACCTTGTTCCTGTCAAAGGGGCCAGTCTACCTCTTTCAGCCAAGGGCTATCAGGTGGTTTCCCTACCAAAAGACTATAAGATTCGGTTTGTGCCAAGACGTTGA